A single window of Deltaproteobacteria bacterium DNA harbors:
- a CDS encoding ketoacyl-ACP synthase III — translation MKLRKAAIRGIKVYLPPTQLTNDQLVEEFGDPTITKIFENIGIESRRIAGPAECASDLGVRAAQELLNNSNWTSSDIDFLLFCTQTPDYFLPASACIMQKRLGLPMRCGAVDVNSGCAGFVHGLGLAKGLIETGQATNVLLITGETLSKTINPKDRSTRPIFGDGATATLISALETEVEAIGPFSFGTDGQGAKDLIIPAGGWRIRPTPETAREKIDPSGNIRSDQELFMDGAEIFNFALDKVPKVVNQLLKKSQMDLTDVDFFIFHQANKFLLEALRRKIKIPKEKFIVNLKRFANTSSSTIPIALEMALQEGKINKRDRCLLVGFGVGFSWAATMIIII, via the coding sequence GTGAAGCTAAGAAAAGCTGCAATAAGGGGGATTAAAGTATATCTGCCCCCCACCCAACTTACCAACGACCAGTTGGTTGAGGAGTTTGGTGATCCAACCATTACCAAAATTTTTGAGAATATTGGGATAGAATCGCGCCGCATTGCCGGACCAGCCGAATGCGCCTCTGATCTCGGAGTTAGGGCGGCCCAAGAACTGTTGAACAACAGTAACTGGACCTCATCAGACATTGATTTTTTGCTATTCTGTACCCAGACCCCGGATTACTTTCTTCCTGCCTCGGCATGTATTATGCAGAAACGTTTAGGACTGCCAATGCGCTGTGGGGCAGTGGATGTAAATTCGGGTTGCGCGGGCTTTGTCCACGGCCTGGGCTTAGCGAAAGGACTGATTGAAACTGGACAGGCCACCAATGTGCTGCTGATCACCGGCGAAACTCTATCCAAGACTATTAATCCTAAAGATCGCAGCACCCGTCCTATTTTTGGCGATGGCGCTACCGCTACTTTAATCTCGGCCCTGGAGACCGAAGTGGAGGCGATCGGACCATTTTCATTCGGCACGGATGGCCAAGGCGCCAAAGATTTGATCATTCCAGCGGGGGGGTGGCGCATTCGTCCCACCCCGGAGACGGCGCGGGAAAAGATTGACCCCTCCGGTAATATCCGCTCAGACCAAGAACTGTTTATGGACGGAGCCGAGATTTTCAATTTTGCCCTGGATAAAGTCCCAAAGGTGGTTAATCAACTTTTGAAAAAATCTCAAATGGATTTAACAGACGTCGACTTTTTCATTTTCCACCAGGCAAACAAATTTTTGCTGGAAGCTCTGAGGCGGAAGATCAAAATTCCTAAAGAAAAATTCATCGTTAATTTAAAGAGGTTTGCTAACACCAGTTCATCAACTATTCCGATCGCCTTGGAAATGGCGCTGCAAGAAGGAAAAATCAATAAAAGAGATAGATGCTTACTAGTTGGCTTCGGGGTTGGTTTTTCATGGGCGGCAACCATGATCATTATTATTTAG
- a CDS encoding ketoacyl-ACP synthase III: protein MTVRERRAAIRAIRSHLPAGKLTNEQLAQEYQDRNVLKIFQKTGIAVRGVAAANECASDLGVAAGQKLFESGVCRPEDIDFLIFCTQTPDYFLPTTACIMQDRLGLKTSCGAFDLNLGCSGFVYGIAVAKGLIETCLVENVLFITADTYTKFINPQDHSARTIFSDGAAATLIVAVDTEEELIGPFVFGTDGKGADMLMVPAGGLRLPISPATAIEKDDGKGIFRSAQNLFMDGPEIFNFSFKTVPLVLRQLLEKCGMKIDEVDYFVFHQANQHMLEWLRKKTKIPTEKFCINMETYGNTVSASIPMALELAQAQGKINKGDKILLLGFGVGYSWAGAMVKFI from the coding sequence ATAACAGTGAGAGAGCGCCGGGCAGCCATCAGGGCGATTAGAAGCCATCTACCCGCGGGAAAGCTTACTAATGAGCAGCTGGCCCAGGAGTATCAAGACCGGAATGTCTTAAAGATTTTTCAAAAGACCGGGATCGCGGTACGCGGTGTGGCGGCTGCCAATGAATGCGCTTCAGATTTAGGTGTGGCGGCCGGGCAAAAGCTGTTTGAGAGCGGGGTATGTCGCCCTGAGGATATAGACTTCTTGATATTCTGTACGCAAACCCCAGATTATTTTCTACCGACTACGGCCTGTATCATGCAAGACCGTTTAGGTCTTAAAACCAGCTGCGGGGCTTTTGATCTAAATCTGGGTTGCTCGGGTTTTGTTTATGGGATAGCGGTAGCCAAAGGGCTCATTGAGACTTGCCTAGTGGAGAATGTTCTATTTATCACTGCGGATACCTATACCAAATTCATTAATCCCCAAGACCACAGCGCCAGGACCATTTTTAGCGATGGCGCCGCTGCAACGTTGATCGTGGCCGTTGATACCGAAGAAGAGTTGATCGGTCCTTTCGTATTTGGGACCGACGGCAAAGGGGCCGACATGTTAATGGTTCCAGCCGGAGGGTTGCGACTGCCCATAAGCCCGGCAACTGCAATTGAGAAGGACGACGGCAAGGGTATTTTCCGCTCGGCTCAAAATCTGTTTATGGACGGTCCGGAAATTTTCAACTTTTCTTTTAAAACTGTTCCCCTGGTCCTGAGACAGCTCCTCGAAAAATGTGGCATGAAGATTGACGAAGTTGACTATTTCGTTTTTCATCAGGCCAACCAACATATGCTCGAATGGCTTCGCAAAAAGACCAAAATTCCGACAGAGAAGTTTTGCATTAATATGGAAACCTATGGGAATACAGTGTCAGCGAGCATCCCCATGGCTCTGGAACTGGCGCAGGCCCAGGGAAAGATAAACAAGGGCGACAAAATCTTACTGCTCGGCTTCGGAGTCGGTTATTCATGGGCGGGGGCTATGGTAAAATTTATTTAA
- a CDS encoding sugar transferase: MQYQKYTEWKRILDLVGASLGLTICAPVMAIIAVLIRFSMGCPVLFRQPRTGLYGRAFQIIKFRTMSNNYDENGCLLTEAERLTSLGKFLRSTSLDELPELFNVLKGEMSLVGPRPLLMQYLERYTPEQRRRHEVKPGITGWAQVSGRNAISWEDKFALDLWYVDHQSLWLDLKIIAMTIGKILRRQGINQPGCVGSEEFLGTTTQQNSI; this comes from the coding sequence ATGCAATATCAGAAATATACCGAGTGGAAACGGATTCTTGATTTGGTGGGAGCAAGCCTGGGGCTAACCATCTGTGCCCCGGTGATGGCAATTATTGCGGTTCTAATCCGGTTTTCCATGGGTTGTCCAGTATTATTTCGCCAACCCCGGACCGGATTATATGGCAGAGCTTTCCAAATCATTAAATTCCGTACCATGAGCAATAACTATGACGAAAATGGCTGCCTATTAACGGAAGCGGAGCGGCTAACCAGTTTGGGTAAATTCCTTAGATCTACCTCGCTGGACGAGCTACCCGAGCTATTCAATGTTCTCAAGGGAGAAATGAGTCTGGTAGGACCCCGGCCTTTGTTAATGCAGTATCTCGAACGTTATACCCCGGAACAGCGGCGCCGTCATGAAGTAAAGCCTGGCATCACGGGTTGGGCCCAGGTCAGCGGTCGCAATGCCATCTCTTGGGAAGATAAATTTGCCTTGGATTTATGGTATGTAGATCACCAATCTCTGTGGTTGGATCTAAAGATCATCGCCATGACAATCGGAAAAATCCTCCGGCGTCAGGGTATCAATCAGCCAGGCTGCGTGGGCAGTGAGGAATTTCTGGGAACTACTACTCAGCAAAACTCGATTTAG